From Xanthomonas sp. 10-10:
TGATTGGCCAGCATCGCCGCAGCGCGGTACAGCTGCTCGGCCACGATCAGCCGCACCAGCATGTGCGGCAAGGTGAGCGGGCCGATCGACCAACTTTCATTGGCGTTTTTCAGTACCTCGGCGGCATGGCCTTCCGGGCCGCCGATCAGGAAGGCCAGATCGCGCCCCTGCCCGCGCCAGTGCTCCATGCGCTGGGCAAGCTGCTCCGAACTCAGCGGCCGGCCTGGCACATCCAGTGCCACCACATGCGCGTTCTTGGGGAGCGCGGCGATGACGCGGCGGCCTTCGTCGTCGATGGCGCGTTGCCCGTCGCGGCCCTTGCCGCGCAGCCCGGGTTCGATTTCGACCAGCTCCAGCGGCATCCAGTGCGACAGACGTTTTTGATATTCGGCAAAACCTTGCGCCACCCAGGCCGGTGCGCGCTCGCCGGTGGCGATGAGTCGGCATTTCATCGGCACATGATATCCGCGTCACAGCCTGTGCAGTCCGTGACGATTTGTCGTTGCGTGTCATGGCGTGGTTACAGCCGGCAATTAGTGTCGCCCGACCACCCAGCCACGCAGGAGTCGTTCGATGCCGATTTTCGATCCCGCCCGCCGCCAGGTCCTCAAGGGCAGCGCCGCCGTCATGGCCGCCGGCGCCCTTGGCAGCTTGGGCGCCTTGCAGTCGCGCCAGGCCCAGGCCGCCACGTCTGCGTCGGTGCGCCTTGCACCGGTCCCCAGCCGCTACGGCCCGCTTGCACCGGTCGCCGACCAGAGCACCGGCTTGCCCTTGCTGCAGCTGCCGCGCGGCTTCAGCTACCGCTCGTTCGGCTGGAGCGGCGATCGCATGGACGATGGCCAGCCCTGCCCCGACCGTCACGACGGCATGGCCGTGGTCGGTCTGCGCCGTCCCGACTGGCGGCCGGGCAGCGACCCGCTGCGCGGCCTGGAGTACGTGTTGATCCGCAATCACGAGCGCGGCGCAGGCAGCCCGTTCCGCGCACCGGCGATGTACGACACCGGCATCGTCAGCGGCACCCAGTCCGCCGGCGGCGGCACCACCACGCTGAGTTACGGCCGCCGTGGCTGGGGCAGCCTGGAACCCAGCCTGGGCGGCACCCTGGTCAACTGCGCTGGCGGGCCGACTCCGTGGGGCACCTGGCTGAGCTGCGAAGAGATCAAGACCAATGCGGTGTCCAGCACCGGCCGCAAGCACGGCTATGTGTTCGAAGTGGACCCGGACAGCCACCGCACCACCGGTCGTCCGCTGGTGGGTCTGGGCCGCTTCAGTCATGAGGCGGTGGCGATCGACCCGCGCACCGGCATCGTCTATCTCACCGAGGACGACCGCAACAAGGCCGGCCTGTATCGCTTCATTCCCAACGACCGCCGCGGCCGCAATGGCTCGCTGGAAAACGGCGGCCGCCTGCAGGCCGCGCGCGTACGCGGACGTCGCAATGCCGACCTCACCGTGGCCAGCATCGGCCAGCAGTTCCAGCTGGAATGGGTGGATATCGAAGAGCCGGATCTGGACAGCATCGCCGCACCGGCCGGCTTTGCCGACATCGGCGCCAACGACACCTTGAGCGGACCGTTTGCACAGGCCTGGGCCGATGGCGCGCTGCGCATGAGCCGTGGCGAAGGCATCTGGTACAGCTACGGCAAACTCTTCATCGTCGATACCAGCACCGGCGTGGATGCGCAGGGCCGGCGCGGTTACGGCAATGGCGCAGTGTGGGTGCTGGACCTGTTCACCCAGCGCCTGAGTGCGCTGTTCGTCAGCGGCAATCAGCTGGCCGCGCACAATCCGGACAACGTCACCGTCAGCGCGCGCGGCGGCGTGGTGCTGTGCGAAGACGGCGGCGAAAGTCCGGACGAATACGGCCCCGGCGCGCGATTGCTCGGGCTGACCCGCGGGGGCGAATCGTTCTACCTGGCCAAGAACAACGTGCAGCTCACCTCGCAGCAGATCGCCGCTGCCGGCAAGACCATTGCTGAAGGCGATTACCGCGATACCGAATTCTGCGGCGCCTGCTGGGACCCGCTGGCGCGTACCTTGTTCGTCAACATCCAGACACCGGGGATCACCCTGGCCATCACCGGCCCGTGGGAGCGCGGGCCGCTTTAAGCCGCGCAGCGGTGAGCGACGGCAGACGCAAAAACGGCGCCCAAGGGCGCCGTTCGTGTGTTGCGCAGTGCACACCGTGCAGTGCGTGACTCAGAGCTGCTCGTCGGCGTCGTCTTGGTCGGACGGACGCTGATCGCCCACCGTCCACAGGCGCTCCAGCGCGTAGAACTCGCGCACGCGCGGCAGCATCACGTGCACCACCACGTCGCCCAGGTCGACCAGCACCCATTCGGCTTCTCGCTCGCCTTCCACGCCCAGCGGCATCACGTCCAGGCGCTTGGCGAACTTGACCACTTCGTCGGCGATCGATTTGACGTGGCGGGTCGAGGTGCCAGAGACCACCACCATGTAATCGCAAACGCTGGACTTGCCGCGTACATCGATCTCGACCACGTCCTTGGCTTTCAGCTCTTCGACAGCCTCGCGCACGGTGGCCAACAGGGCCGGCACGGACGGCGGCGGATTCGGAATGGAGGTCTTGATGACTTGGGCTTGGCTGGTCAAAGCGGCAACTCGATGGAATTGGCGTGAATTATAGGCCGGTCCGGGCGGACGCGTGTTCAGCTAGCCGGGCGGGCGCAGCCGTACAGGCCTTCCCGGGCAATGAAGCTGGCCACTGCTCCCGGGACCAGCGCCTGCCAGGCGCCGCCGGCAGCGATCTGCGTGCGCACGGCGCTGGCCGATTCGCCGCGCAGCGGGTGGTGCAATTGCCACAGCCGGCCGGCCGGCGCGGCGACCAATTCGTCGGCATTGGCAGACCAGCGGCCCTGCACAGCGGCGGCCAGTTGCGGCGCGTCGCGCAGGTCCAGGGACGTGCCGGGCCGCGCGGCGATGACGAAGTGCGCCAACTCGAACAGCGCCTCCCACTGGTGCCAGCGATGCAGTTCGACGAAGGCGTCGGCACCCAGTAACCAGGCGATCGGCGTGGCGGGGCCAAGTGCCTGGCGCAGCTCGCGCAAGGTCTCCACGGTGTAGGACGGGGCCAGC
This genomic window contains:
- the rlmH gene encoding 23S rRNA (pseudouridine(1915)-N(3))-methyltransferase RlmH; this translates as MKCRLIATGERAPAWVAQGFAEYQKRLSHWMPLELVEIEPGLRGKGRDGQRAIDDEGRRVIAALPKNAHVVALDVPGRPLSSEQLAQRMEHWRGQGRDLAFLIGGPEGHAAEVLKNANESWSIGPLTLPHMLVRLIVAEQLYRAAAMLANHPYHRA
- a CDS encoding alkaline phosphatase PhoX, which translates into the protein MPIFDPARRQVLKGSAAVMAAGALGSLGALQSRQAQAATSASVRLAPVPSRYGPLAPVADQSTGLPLLQLPRGFSYRSFGWSGDRMDDGQPCPDRHDGMAVVGLRRPDWRPGSDPLRGLEYVLIRNHERGAGSPFRAPAMYDTGIVSGTQSAGGGTTTLSYGRRGWGSLEPSLGGTLVNCAGGPTPWGTWLSCEEIKTNAVSSTGRKHGYVFEVDPDSHRTTGRPLVGLGRFSHEAVAIDPRTGIVYLTEDDRNKAGLYRFIPNDRRGRNGSLENGGRLQAARVRGRRNADLTVASIGQQFQLEWVDIEEPDLDSIAAPAGFADIGANDTLSGPFAQAWADGALRMSRGEGIWYSYGKLFIVDTSTGVDAQGRRGYGNGAVWVLDLFTQRLSALFVSGNQLAAHNPDNVTVSARGGVVLCEDGGESPDEYGPGARLLGLTRGGESFYLAKNNVQLTSQQIAAAGKTIAEGDYRDTEFCGACWDPLARTLFVNIQTPGITLAITGPWERGPL
- the rsfS gene encoding ribosome silencing factor yields the protein MTSQAQVIKTSIPNPPPSVPALLATVREAVEELKAKDVVEIDVRGKSSVCDYMVVVSGTSTRHVKSIADEVVKFAKRLDVMPLGVEGEREAEWVLVDLGDVVVHVMLPRVREFYALERLWTVGDQRPSDQDDADEQL